Proteins from one Desulfonema limicola genomic window:
- a CDS encoding cell envelope integrity protein TolA yields MYSNISLPYRAEINNRLMAVFLFVSMVIHVVFMSLLLIIPAQSKKLQIPSVISVNMISLPVEQAGEFQEKTEDTEVFEDAPLITAENTEVQAAEPEPQPPVLAQEPDLQPETPPEPLAETMPPEPELQPALQTEPQPETIPDSKDQVVIQDAPEEKPAAENQKAENQKTDENEQLKNLPEKEIISKQKNPQTKKPEKIKSQVIDPENIKAESIKDAINRVRKKLANQTAGKSGTKTGSNPGGISGGPVNDIYKAQIAYQIEGNWAFSEQLLKKHSDLQALVAVKVLPSGHIEDVWFQKRSGDTYLDDSAYRAVMKSTPFPPLPRGYTESHTFILRFTPSGLN; encoded by the coding sequence ATGTATTCAAATATCTCCCTGCCTTACAGGGCTGAAATTAATAATCGCTTAATGGCAGTTTTTTTGTTTGTTTCAATGGTTATTCATGTGGTTTTTATGAGCTTGTTACTGATAATTCCTGCTCAGAGTAAAAAACTGCAAATACCTTCTGTAATAAGCGTTAATATGATTTCTTTGCCAGTTGAACAGGCAGGGGAGTTCCAGGAAAAGACAGAAGATACTGAAGTATTTGAAGATGCCCCGTTGATAACAGCAGAAAATACCGAGGTACAGGCAGCAGAGCCTGAACCCCAGCCTCCTGTCCTGGCTCAAGAACCTGATTTACAGCCTGAAACTCCACCTGAACCTCTTGCCGAAACCATGCCTCCTGAACCAGAGCTTCAGCCTGCACTACAAACAGAACCCCAGCCTGAAACCATACCTGATTCCAAAGATCAGGTTGTGATCCAGGATGCTCCTGAAGAAAAACCTGCTGCTGAAAATCAAAAGGCTGAAAATCAAAAGACAGATGAAAATGAGCAGCTAAAGAATCTGCCTGAAAAAGAAATAATATCAAAACAGAAAAACCCCCAGACTAAAAAACCGGAAAAGATTAAAAGCCAGGTTATAGACCCTGAAAATATAAAAGCAGAATCTATTAAAGATGCCATAAATCGTGTTAGAAAAAAACTTGCAAACCAAACCGCGGGAAAATCAGGAACAAAAACAGGCAGCAATCCTGGAGGAATTTCAGGGGGTCCTGTTAATGATATATATAAGGCGCAGATTGCCTATCAAATTGAAGGAAACTGGGCATTTTCAGAGCAGCTGCTTAAAAAACACAGTGATCTTCAAGCCCTTGTGGCAGTCAAGGTTCTTCCCAGCGGTCATATTGAAGACGTATGGTTTCAAAAAAGATCCGGGGATACATATCTTGATGACTCTGCTTACAGGGCTGTTATGAAATCAACCCCTTTTCCCCCTCTGCCCAGGGGATATACAGAATCACATACCTTTATTTTGAGATTTACACCTTCGGGACTTAACTAA
- the tolR gene encoding protein TolR: MALDTSSDRLMSDINVTPFVDVMLVLLIIFMVSAPMMTQGVDVSLPKAVAKALPSDTDQLMVTIDREQRIYINDSDVSLDSLKDKLIKILKGRTDREVYFRADKDISYGMAIRVMAEIKGAGVEKLGMVTLPLDMEQKKDKKPDSSGS, translated from the coding sequence ATGGCTCTTGATACCAGCAGCGACCGGCTTATGTCTGATATTAACGTAACTCCGTTTGTTGATGTAATGCTTGTTCTTTTAATTATTTTCATGGTTTCCGCTCCCATGATGACTCAGGGGGTTGATGTTTCCCTGCCTAAGGCTGTGGCAAAAGCACTGCCTTCAGACACTGACCAGTTGATGGTTACAATTGACAGGGAGCAGAGGATATATATTAATGATTCAGATGTATCTCTTGATTCATTAAAAGATAAACTGATAAAAATACTTAAAGGCAGAACAGACAGAGAGGTTTATTTCAGGGCTGATAAAGACATTTCTTATGGAATGGCTATACGTGTTATGGCAGAAATAAAAGGAGCAGGGGTTGAAAAACTGGGAATGGTAACTCTTCCCCTTGATATGGAACAAAAAAAAGATAAAAAACCGGATTCTTCTGGTTCTTGA
- the tolQ gene encoding protein TolQ gives MDIIHIIREAGYMVQFVLLVLLFFSVTSWGIILIKFYYIRKAIKQSDDFNEIFWESRDLSLAYKEAKLLDGSPLARVFSIGYIELKKVGQSNAKKALENSGALSERISGFDNVKRALRRAINTETTLMTQMVPFLATAGNTTPFIGLFGTVWGIMESFRNIGLSGSASLAVVAPGISEALVATAAGLAVAIPAVIAFNYFMQKIRVIESELQSFAADFLNIIEMDILPSKGNK, from the coding sequence ATGGATATTATCCATATAATAAGAGAAGCAGGCTACATGGTGCAGTTTGTGCTTCTGGTGCTGCTTTTTTTCTCAGTTACATCATGGGGCATTATTTTAATTAAATTTTATTATATCAGGAAAGCAATTAAACAATCTGATGATTTTAATGAAATTTTCTGGGAAAGCCGTGATTTATCCCTTGCCTATAAAGAAGCAAAACTTCTTGACGGCAGCCCCCTTGCAAGGGTTTTTAGTATTGGTTATATTGAGCTGAAAAAAGTAGGCCAGTCCAATGCAAAAAAAGCACTTGAAAACAGCGGGGCACTGAGTGAAAGAATAAGCGGGTTTGATAATGTTAAACGTGCATTGCGCCGGGCTATTAACACAGAAACAACATTAATGACCCAAATGGTTCCCTTTCTTGCTACAGCAGGAAACACAACCCCCTTTATAGGACTTTTTGGAACTGTATGGGGTATTATGGAATCATTTAGAAATATTGGTCTCAGCGGTTCAGCAAGTCTTGCTGTTGTTGCTCCAGGCATTTCTGAAGCACTGGTGGCAACAGCAGCAGGGCTGGCAGTAGCCATACCTGCTGTAATTGCTTTTAACTATTTTATGCAGAAAATAAGGGTAATTGAATCTGAACTGCAGAGTTTTGCAGCAGATTTTTTAAATATTATTGAAATGGACATTTTACCTTCAAAAGGGAATAAATAA
- a CDS encoding ABC transporter substrate-binding protein translates to MMFKNSFNKNLDEFKQIFIFILSTCYIIIASSTVYGGESVTLQLKWYHQFQFAGYYAALEKGYYREEGLDVIIKQGDVEIDSAEEVMEARADFGVSNSGILLHWLTGKPVKVLGVIFQHSPHVFITMKTSGILHPHDMAGRRIGLNKTPRDAELLAALLNEGVLLNQIYPPLGGKCTNSMYYDGSADASSAYITNEPYYLEQKGISYHIIKPITYGVDFYGDILFTSEEQLRKHPKRVRQFRTASLKGWEYAMQNQEELVDIIIKRYGSTKSREHLLYEAEKMQELILPKLVEIGHMNPGRWHHIAETFIRLNMAEPKYSLKGFMYNPDHDKTFEHLVYTIIAVCLGAVTGILILFMLNRKLRRDIEKRKQIEEKLSFQAMILEQIKDAIIATDIQGQITYANEAAALAVKKTPEEITGRNVHILGQDTLSGASQDEIIQNTLKFGKWHGRIVNIADNGTKTFLETRTWKIFDIKGNPKGMIGISTDITDIFKAKEEAEKANHAKSEFLANMSHEIRTPLNSVLGFSEILQNMVTDEKQKNFLNKIHSSGKTLLSLINDILDLSKIDAGKMDINFEPIDIKEIFLDIEFMFQDRFTSKGLEFIYEISHCFPGFLCLDKLRTRQILINLVGNALKFTETGKVVLRAYFLNPGNQEIKNKGKSSIVFEVEDTGIGISKDQQEIIFKSFCQQKGDYSKKYGGTGLGLTISKRLTEIMGGEIIVESEPGKGSIFRLIFPDPEIIVKRSVEHYEAADDNINIKFEPAAILIVDDNEANRELLKEYLSCFPFSLKMAESGEYAMGILEADREFDLVLADIIMPGMDGYTLNQRIKNNKNLKHIPVIAVTASAFKNDMEKLKENFEACLIKPFDKVKLISVLKKFLAYTTEQPGDDKFQTYEKENHGQSQVFSENELKNMPELLNIIEKKLLPEYSDVIEMFYIDDVTDFALQIIKAAEKYNIDILKAYGKGLHNASLNIDVDEIEKNLKDFPEIIEKIKIITGGIS, encoded by the coding sequence ATGATGTTTAAGAATAGTTTTAACAAAAACCTTGATGAATTTAAACAGATTTTTATTTTCATATTATCAACATGTTATATCATTATTGCCAGCAGTACCGTATATGGCGGAGAATCCGTTACCCTGCAGCTCAAATGGTATCATCAATTCCAGTTTGCCGGATATTATGCAGCACTGGAAAAAGGTTATTACAGGGAAGAAGGACTGGATGTAATCATAAAACAGGGAGATGTTGAAATTGATTCAGCAGAAGAGGTAATGGAAGCCAGAGCTGATTTTGGTGTTTCAAACAGCGGTATTCTGCTTCACTGGCTTACGGGCAAGCCTGTAAAGGTACTGGGTGTAATTTTCCAGCATTCCCCTCATGTGTTTATAACCATGAAAACCAGTGGAATTCTCCATCCCCATGATATGGCAGGCCGCCGGATAGGCTTAAATAAAACTCCCAGGGATGCGGAACTTTTAGCCGCACTTTTAAACGAAGGGGTTTTACTGAATCAGATATATCCTCCTTTGGGAGGAAAATGCACAAATTCTATGTATTATGACGGCAGTGCCGATGCTTCCAGTGCATATATTACTAATGAACCATATTACCTGGAACAAAAAGGCATTTCTTATCATATTATCAAACCCATAACATATGGAGTTGATTTTTATGGAGATATATTATTTACATCTGAAGAACAATTAAGAAAACATCCAAAGCGTGTCAGGCAGTTCAGGACTGCAAGCTTAAAAGGCTGGGAATACGCAATGCAAAACCAGGAAGAGCTTGTTGATATTATTATTAAGAGATATGGTTCAACAAAATCCAGGGAGCATCTGCTGTATGAAGCAGAAAAAATGCAGGAACTTATTTTGCCGAAACTGGTTGAAATCGGGCATATGAATCCAGGTCGCTGGCATCATATTGCTGAAACCTTTATAAGATTGAATATGGCAGAACCAAAATACTCCCTTAAGGGTTTTATGTATAATCCTGATCATGACAAAACATTTGAACACCTTGTTTATACAATAATTGCAGTTTGTCTTGGTGCTGTAACAGGTATTCTTATACTTTTTATGCTAAACCGCAAATTGCGCCGTGATATTGAAAAAAGAAAGCAGATAGAAGAAAAACTGAGTTTCCAGGCCATGATTCTTGAGCAGATAAAAGATGCTATCATAGCAACAGATATTCAGGGACAGATAACCTATGCCAATGAAGCTGCTGCCCTGGCTGTAAAAAAAACACCTGAAGAAATAACAGGCAGAAATGTTCATATTTTGGGACAGGATACTTTATCAGGGGCCAGCCAGGATGAAATAATACAAAACACTCTTAAATTTGGGAAATGGCATGGAAGAATTGTGAATATTGCTGATAACGGGACAAAAACTTTTCTGGAAACCCGTACATGGAAGATTTTTGACATTAAAGGAAATCCAAAAGGAATGATTGGTATTTCCACAGATATAACTGATATTTTTAAAGCAAAAGAAGAAGCAGAAAAAGCTAATCATGCTAAAAGTGAATTTCTGGCAAATATGAGCCATGAAATCAGAACCCCTCTTAATTCTGTCCTGGGATTCAGCGAGATTTTACAAAATATGGTAACTGATGAAAAGCAAAAGAATTTTTTAAATAAGATACATTCATCAGGAAAAACACTGCTTTCCCTGATTAACGATATACTTGATCTTTCAAAAATTGATGCAGGAAAAATGGATATTAATTTTGAACCAATTGATATAAAAGAAATTTTTTTAGATATTGAATTCATGTTCCAAGACAGGTTTACTTCTAAAGGACTTGAATTCATATATGAAATCAGCCATTGTTTTCCTGGATTTTTATGCCTTGATAAACTCAGAACCAGGCAGATTCTAATAAATCTTGTGGGAAATGCCCTGAAATTTACTGAAACAGGCAAAGTGGTTTTAAGGGCATATTTTTTAAATCCAGGTAACCAGGAAATAAAAAACAAGGGTAAAAGCAGTATTGTTTTTGAAGTAGAAGACACAGGTATTGGAATAAGCAAAGATCAGCAGGAGATTATCTTTAAAAGTTTCTGCCAGCAAAAAGGAGATTATTCCAAAAAATACGGAGGAACCGGGCTGGGTTTGACTATAAGCAAAAGGCTGACTGAAATTATGGGCGGGGAAATTATTGTGGAAAGTGAGCCTGGAAAAGGAAGCATATTCAGGCTGATTTTTCCTGATCCTGAAATCATTGTTAAAAGAAGTGTTGAACATTATGAAGCTGCTGATGATAATATAAATATTAAATTTGAACCTGCCGCCATACTGATAGTTGATGACAATGAAGCAAACAGGGAACTGCTCAAAGAATATCTTTCATGTTTTCCATTTTCTTTAAAAATGGCTGAAAGCGGTGAATACGCAATGGGAATTTTGGAAGCAGACCGTGAATTTGACCTGGTTCTTGCAGATATTATTATGCCTGGAATGGATGGCTATACCCTGAACCAGAGAATTAAAAACAATAAAAATCTTAAACACATCCCTGTTATTGCCGTAACTGCTTCAGCCTTTAAAAATGATATGGAAAAACTAAAGGAAAATTTTGAAGCCTGTCTGATCAAGCCTTTTGATAAGGTCAAGCTTATATCAGTGCTAAAAAAATTCCTGGCATATACAACAGAGCAGCCTGGGGATGATAAATTCCAGACTTATGAAAAAGAGAATCACGGCCAGTCCCAGGTATTTTCTGAAAATGAATTAAAAAATATGCCTGAATTATTGAACATAATAGAAAAAAAGCTGTTGCCTGAATATTCCGATGTAATTGAAATGTTTTATATAGATGATGTAACGGATTTTGCACTCCAGATAATTAAAGCAGCAGAAAAATACAATATAGACATTTTAAAAGCATATGGAAAAGGACTCCATAATGCAAGCTTGAATATTGACGTGGATGAGATTGAAAAAAATCTCAAGGACTTTCCTGAAATTATCGAAAAAATTAAAATTATTACAGGAGGAATATCATGA
- a CDS encoding choice-of-anchor Q domain-containing protein encodes MKHLNKFKIMAAFIFVFISCSWAKAEIFEIADNDVPGLIQAIVSANNNAESDTIILADNGSYIFTNIDNDTRGPNALPVIVNSNEAGPDLEIIGKGASLIRSGDNEFRFFMIGRDAHVKISGICFKNGKCPEDGGAIHVKWNNAVLDLNHCIFENNMCSGTGDENGGGAVMVHESRLNINDCRFSGNRGNVGGALKVLLSDLYVTRSTFENNHAVYPGSGSGGGIYIDGAFSDNGTITVTDSRFINNSAVQSGGGFFNFLYNNNITNLENCVFYNNTVGDPASGDWPGGGGFWTRGGLFDYPPSWTDNTSNDTRTIIKNCTFYKNRAAHIQGLGGGITSGAMDTAIINCTVAENNAGWAGGGIFRDKGILKISSSIISKNTAYNGGNDWNSFHNFSGNTDGIDQGNNLQFVLSGKSGLPDTIQAADPLLNPLQNNGGFTETMSVQEQSPAVDGGNNTGSALTDQRGVLRLENNIPDIGAYEYEKTFEGTRTNLIVSTSGYLGGKGQDQGNAAGIQSNKIIVIGGLFSSLPVPEKENILLNADSSSTGALICLTEIGRTVYSVTRLGNIIDDLDINPVNDQIAAAGDFGLVLLDPDADQVIWHKPLSYFNYTDTGLADGDASYFGNGRRVAIAQDGTVAAQFNEYYFVFDNQGSEITRRLITREDSDKTANPYGIGGYNHRVEDISIDSTSRLVFVTGFSQRSPDFQSAYIAGFSYELKGDDGKDKNIWTDYNWWYSASQNTGLGADTKGIRIVMGRDNRLCFAGYADGGNNIFTRNPKYLDENNKMPDYINTSVNNVKIDSFNDGAGAGSGRFAYFAKLDPATGEIDAGQFQYSSAGINEARSFEIFAVQSDESGKVMAGGRSEYDMPERNKLTINRVPPGTRINNENALICVSPDFSRRTLAACWTGEEQADISKITALDSSHGISVIIGETLGNILTANSADNIKNSGQDVFFSVWTEDKTPYLKGDINCNSSLDLGDAVGILQIISGMYFASGCSLMNGDMNNNGKLEIEDSIGILKGVSGN; translated from the coding sequence ATGAAACATTTAAATAAATTTAAAATCATGGCTGCCTTTATTTTTGTGTTTATATCATGTTCATGGGCAAAAGCTGAAATATTTGAGATTGCAGACAATGATGTGCCCGGCCTGATACAGGCTATTGTTTCAGCAAATAACAATGCTGAATCTGATACCATTATCCTGGCAGATAATGGATCTTATATTTTTACAAATATTGATAATGATACCCGCGGACCCAATGCACTTCCTGTGATTGTAAACAGCAATGAAGCTGGGCCTGATCTTGAAATTATTGGAAAAGGCGCTTCCCTGATACGCTCAGGGGATAATGAGTTCCGGTTTTTTATGATTGGCAGGGATGCACATGTTAAAATAAGCGGCATATGTTTTAAAAACGGGAAATGTCCTGAAGACGGCGGGGCAATCCATGTTAAATGGAATAATGCAGTTTTGGATTTAAATCATTGTATTTTTGAAAATAACATGTGTTCCGGCACCGGGGATGAAAACGGGGGCGGGGCTGTTATGGTTCATGAAAGCAGGCTGAATATCAATGACTGCAGATTCAGCGGTAACAGGGGAAATGTGGGCGGTGCGCTCAAAGTCCTGCTTTCAGACCTTTATGTTACACGCTCCACATTTGAAAATAATCATGCAGTATATCCAGGATCAGGTTCAGGAGGCGGCATATATATTGACGGCGCTTTTTCAGACAATGGAACCATAACTGTTACTGATTCCAGGTTTATCAATAATTCAGCAGTACAATCAGGAGGCGGTTTTTTTAATTTTCTTTACAATAACAATATTACAAATCTTGAAAACTGTGTTTTTTACAACAATACTGTTGGAGATCCAGCTTCCGGCGATTGGCCTGGCGGCGGGGGTTTCTGGACACGGGGAGGTTTATTTGATTATCCGCCTTCCTGGACTGATAATACATCAAATGACACCAGGACAATTATTAAAAACTGTACATTTTATAAAAACAGGGCTGCCCATATCCAGGGGCTTGGCGGCGGAATAACTTCAGGAGCAATGGACACAGCCATTATAAACTGCACTGTTGCGGAAAATAATGCAGGGTGGGCAGGGGGCGGCATTTTCAGGGATAAGGGAATTTTAAAAATATCCAGTTCCATTATTTCAAAAAATACAGCATATAACGGGGGTAATGACTGGAATTCCTTTCATAATTTTTCAGGCAATACAGATGGTATTGACCAGGGAAACAACCTGCAGTTTGTTTTAAGCGGGAAAAGCGGACTGCCTGATACAATACAGGCTGCAGACCCCCTTTTAAACCCTTTGCAGAATAACGGGGGATTTACAGAAACCATGTCAGTCCAGGAACAAAGTCCTGCTGTTGATGGTGGAAATAATACAGGTTCAGCCTTAACCGACCAGCGCGGGGTTCTTCGTTTGGAAAACAATATTCCTGACATTGGTGCTTATGAATATGAAAAAACTTTTGAAGGAACCCGTACAAATCTTATTGTGTCAACATCAGGTTATCTTGGCGGCAAAGGGCAGGATCAGGGAAATGCTGCCGGGATTCAATCTAATAAAATCATAGTTATCGGGGGGCTTTTTTCCTCCCTGCCTGTACCGGAAAAAGAAAATATACTGCTCAATGCAGACAGCAGTTCAACCGGGGCTTTGATCTGTCTTACAGAAATAGGCAGGACAGTCTATTCTGTAACCAGGCTGGGAAATATTATAGATGATCTTGATATTAATCCAGTTAATGACCAGATTGCAGCAGCAGGGGATTTTGGTCTTGTACTCCTTGACCCTGATGCAGATCAGGTAATCTGGCACAAACCTCTTTCATATTTCAACTATACAGATACCGGACTTGCTGACGGAGATGCCTCATACTTTGGAAACGGGAGACGGGTTGCAATTGCTCAAGACGGCACTGTTGCTGCCCAGTTTAATGAATATTATTTTGTGTTTGATAATCAGGGCAGCGAGATTACCCGAAGGCTCATAACAAGAGAGGACAGTGATAAAACGGCAAATCCTTACGGGATAGGAGGATATAACCACAGGGTTGAAGATATTTCCATTGACAGCACCAGCAGGCTTGTATTTGTTACAGGCTTTTCCCAGAGAAGTCCTGATTTTCAATCAGCATATATTGCAGGTTTCAGTTATGAATTAAAAGGAGATGACGGGAAAGATAAAAATATCTGGACAGATTACAACTGGTGGTACAGTGCATCGCAAAACACGGGTTTAGGAGCAGATACAAAGGGAATCAGGATTGTTATGGGCAGGGATAACAGGCTTTGTTTTGCTGGATATGCAGACGGCGGAAACAATATATTTACCAGAAATCCCAAATACCTTGATGAGAATAATAAAATGCCTGATTATATAAATACAAGTGTAAATAATGTAAAAATTGACAGTTTTAATGACGGAGCAGGTGCAGGATCAGGCAGGTTTGCCTATTTTGCAAAACTTGATCCAGCCACAGGCGAGATTGATGCAGGCCAGTTTCAATACAGCAGCGCCGGAATTAATGAAGCCCGAAGTTTTGAGATTTTTGCAGTACAGTCAGATGAATCAGGAAAGGTAATGGCAGGAGGACGGTCTGAATATGATATGCCTGAACGTAATAAACTCACCATTAACAGGGTGCCTCCAGGCACGAGGATTAATAATGAAAATGCCCTGATCTGTGTTTCTCCTGATTTTTCAAGGCGAACCCTGGCAGCCTGCTGGACAGGAGAGGAACAGGCAGATATTTCAAAGATCACAGCCCTTGATTCATCTCACGGAATTTCCGTTATTATAGGTGAAACCCTCGGAAATATCCTGACTGCCAATTCTGCTGACAACATTAAAAATTCTGGACAGGATGTATTTTTTTCTGTTTGGACAGAAGATAAAACACCTTATCTAAAAGGTGATATTAATTGTAATTCCAGTCTTGATCTTGGAGATGCTGTCGGCATACTTCAGATAATCTCAGGTATGTACTTTGCATCTGGCTGTTCATTAATGAACGGAGATATGAATAATAATGGAAAGCTTGAAATAGAAGACAGTATTGGCATTCTTAAAGGTGTTTCTGGAAATTGA
- the ltaE gene encoding low-specificity L-threonine aldolase: MTVVDLRSDTITQPTPAMRRAMAEAEVGDDVFGEDPTVRKLEEMAADRLGKEAALFTASGTMGNMVSLLTHCGRGDEMILGDQSHIFFYEQGGSAALGGIHPRTVPNQPDGTILIEDLEGAIRQDDVHFPVTRIIALENTHNRCCGSPLCADYMKDVGNLAGKHGLKIHVDGARIFNAAAALDTDVKDLAEYADSISFCLSKGLGSPAGSVVCGTKDFIARARRARKVLGGGMRQAGILAGAGIISLTQMTERLAEDHENAGKLAQGLAHIEGLSVDLANIKTNIVFFDLKKHDLSTESLVKQLEEQGIRILALGPRKLRAVTHYHISSKDIDHVLDSFKSLF, translated from the coding sequence ATGACTGTTGTTGATTTAAGATCAGATACAATTACCCAGCCCACACCTGCCATGCGCAGGGCTATGGCAGAAGCAGAGGTTGGAGACGATGTTTTTGGCGAAGACCCCACAGTAAGAAAGCTTGAAGAAATGGCTGCTGACCGTCTTGGAAAAGAAGCTGCATTATTTACAGCCAGCGGCACAATGGGAAACATGGTAAGCCTGCTGACCCACTGCGGCCGGGGAGATGAAATGATCCTGGGGGATCAGTCCCATATCTTTTTCTATGAGCAGGGCGGCTCTGCTGCTTTGGGAGGTATCCATCCCCGGACAGTTCCAAACCAGCCTGACGGAACCATACTTATTGAAGACCTTGAGGGAGCCATACGCCAGGATGATGTTCATTTTCCAGTAACAAGAATCATTGCCCTGGAAAACACCCATAACAGATGCTGCGGCTCTCCCCTGTGTGCTGATTATATGAAAGATGTGGGAAATCTTGCAGGAAAGCACGGTTTAAAGATTCATGTTGACGGTGCAAGAATATTTAATGCTGCTGCTGCCCTGGATACTGATGTTAAAGACCTTGCAGAATATGCAGATTCAATATCCTTTTGCCTTAGCAAGGGACTGGGTTCACCAGCAGGTTCTGTTGTATGCGGGACAAAAGATTTTATCGCCAGGGCGCGCAGGGCAAGAAAGGTACTGGGCGGCGGTATGCGCCAGGCAGGAATACTGGCCGGAGCAGGTATTATTTCTCTTACCCAGATGACGGAAAGACTTGCTGAAGATCATGAAAATGCAGGAAAACTTGCACAGGGACTTGCACACATTGAAGGTCTGTCAGTTGATCTGGCAAATATTAAAACCAATATTGTTTTTTTTGATCTTAAAAAACATGATCTTTCAACAGAAAGCCTTGTCAAGCAGCTTGAAGAACAGGGAATCAGGATCCTGGCACTGGGACCCAGGAAACTGAGGGCTGTAACCCATTATCATATCAGCTCAAAAGATATTGACCATGTTTTAGATAGTTTTAAAAGCCTGTTCTGA
- a CDS encoding dynamin family protein: MYRDNYIHALRTEIVEMVEEHLTPAAIKYGYSQTPLETNIKWRPMVLVIGNYSSGKSSLINEFLGAEIQDTGQAPTDDSFTVLTYDDSVSEKQGIQVIEQRDGKALLNDPEYPFSNLRKHGQRFSSHFQLKKINSPFLKDLAIIDTPGMLDSITERDRGYNYQEVIGDLAQKAGLVLVLFDAHKAGTVREAYKSIRETLTANTFEDRIIFVLNRIDECSSFNDLLRVYGTLCWNLSQITGRKDIPMIRMTYSSSIKSAVRKINDNTDYLPLLENQREDLRQAILQTPMRRLDHLASYVEVHGERLCHYIESILAYRQKSGKYRMQKLFTGFLSGMLGGSLAAFLLMLLAGGMDLTILLSVAGGVGTLIFILWTISIQPRLELKYHNILAEDIDSLTTVDDQTRKDSWAAIRDLVNSHVLKNKKHFSVYELKKDLFEVRSAYNEDSKEIREALSELSIMSDQDFEQWEKDRLAHEEYQKEKQEMSSAEIMRNSLKHMY, encoded by the coding sequence ATGTACCGCGATAATTATATCCATGCCCTGCGTACTGAGATTGTGGAGATGGTGGAAGAGCATCTGACACCTGCTGCAATAAAATACGGATACAGTCAAACTCCCCTGGAAACCAATATCAAATGGCGGCCTATGGTCCTGGTTATTGGAAATTATTCATCAGGCAAATCATCGCTTATTAATGAATTCCTCGGAGCCGAAATCCAGGATACAGGCCAGGCTCCTACTGACGATTCATTTACAGTGCTTACCTATGATGATTCTGTTTCTGAAAAACAGGGAATCCAGGTTATTGAGCAGAGAGACGGCAAAGCTTTGTTAAACGATCCTGAATATCCTTTTTCCAATTTAAGAAAACACGGCCAGCGTTTTTCTTCTCATTTTCAATTAAAAAAAATCAATTCCCCTTTTTTAAAAGACCTTGCCATTATTGATACCCCTGGAATGCTTGACAGCATCACAGAAAGAGACAGGGGCTATAATTACCAGGAGGTTATAGGAGACCTTGCCCAGAAAGCAGGGCTTGTACTGGTTCTTTTTGATGCGCATAAAGCAGGAACAGTGAGGGAAGCATATAAAAGCATAAGGGAAACACTTACTGCCAATACCTTTGAAGACCGGATAATCTTTGTGTTAAACCGTATTGATGAATGCTCATCTTTTAATGATCTTCTCAGGGTTTACGGAACCCTCTGCTGGAACCTTTCCCAGATTACGGGGAGAAAAGATATTCCCATGATAAGAATGACATATTCATCCAGCATCAAGTCTGCAGTAAGAAAGATAAATGATAATACTGATTATCTGCCCCTGCTTGAAAACCAGCGAGAAGATCTCCGGCAGGCCATACTTCAAACCCCCATGCGCCGTCTTGACCATCTTGCTTCATATGTTGAGGTTCATGGAGAGCGTCTCTGTCATTATATTGAATCCATCCTGGCTTACAGGCAGAAATCTGGAAAATACCGTATGCAGAAACTTTTTACAGGTTTTTTATCAGGAATGCTTGGGGGGAGCCTGGCTGCTTTTCTTTTAATGCTTCTTGCAGGCGGAATGGATCTTACAATACTGCTGTCTGTTGCAGGGGGAGTTGGAACCCTGATTTTTATTCTCTGGACAATTTCAATTCAGCCCAGGCTTGAACTGAAATATCATAATATCCTGGCTGAAGATATTGACAGCCTGACTACTGTTGATGATCAGACAAGAAAAGATAGCTGGGCTGCAATCCGTGATCTTGTGAACAGCCATGTTTTAAAAAATAAAAAGCATTTTTCAGTATATGAATTAAAAAAAGACCTTTTTGAAGTCAGGAGCGCATATAATGAAGATTCAAAGGAAATCCGTGAAGCTTTAAGCGAGCTTTCCATTATGTCAGACCAGGATTTTGAGCAATGGGAAAAAGACCGGCTTGCCCATGAGGAATATCAAAAAGAAAAACAGGAAATGTCAAGTGCAGAGATAATGAGAAACAGTTTAAAGCATATGTATTAA